A part of Helicobacter fennelliae genomic DNA contains:
- the pyrH gene encoding UMP kinase, whose translation MAKKKRILVKFSGEALAGENGFGIEPSVLSYIAREIESLLKADVEVGIVIGGGNIIRGVSASEGGIIRRTSGDYMGMLATVINAVAMQEALEHIGLDVRVQSAIEIKEICESYIYRRAIRHLEKGRVVIFAAGTGNPFFTTDTTATLRAVEIGADYVIKATKVDGVFDKDPNKFQDAKKLDVISYDSALAENIKVMDDTAIALAKDNRLPIVVCNMFKKGNLLEIVVNGGGICSIVK comes from the coding sequence ATGGCAAAGAAAAAAAGAATATTGGTGAAGTTTTCAGGAGAGGCGTTGGCTGGTGAGAATGGCTTTGGTATCGAGCCTTCAGTGCTAAGCTATATTGCTAGAGAGATTGAGAGTTTGCTAAAGGCTGATGTTGAGGTCGGGATCGTGATTGGCGGTGGAAATATCATACGCGGAGTGAGCGCGTCAGAAGGGGGGATTATCCGCAGGACAAGCGGGGATTATATGGGAATGCTCGCAACAGTCATCAATGCTGTGGCTATGCAAGAGGCGTTAGAGCATATCGGGCTTGATGTGCGCGTGCAAAGCGCTATCGAGATTAAGGAGATTTGCGAGAGTTATATCTATCGGCGCGCGATTAGGCATCTTGAAAAAGGGCGCGTGGTGATTTTTGCTGCTGGCACTGGGAATCCATTTTTTACCACCGATACGACAGCGACACTTCGCGCAGTAGAGATAGGCGCAGACTATGTGATTAAAGCAACCAAAGTCGATGGAGTGTTTGACAAAGATCCCAACAAATTTCAAGACGCTAAAAAGCTTGATGTGATAAGCTACGATAGCGCATTAGCTGAAAATATCAAGGTTATGGACGATACAGCGATCGCCCTTGCCAAAGACAACCGCCTGCCTATTGTCGTGTGCAATATGTTTAAAAAAGGAAATTTGCTTGAGATTGTAGTCAATGGTGGCGGAATCTGCTCGATTGTGAAGTAG
- the def gene encoding peptide deformylase, whose product MTIIKYPDSRLKQKSSPVEVFDENLAQMLDEMYQIMTQTNGIGLAAIQVGIPLRALIINLHREDGEQYKEDTLEIINPVILKTKGLTTYREGCLSVPGFYEDIERFEEVSIAYQDRHGQEKILQATELLAIAIQHEMDHLEGILFIDKLPLLRRKKFEKELKKIQKEQRDKKSNEIRKTRI is encoded by the coding sequence ATGACAATCATCAAATACCCAGATTCTAGACTCAAGCAAAAGTCTTCACCCGTGGAGGTATTTGATGAGAATCTAGCACAAATGCTTGATGAAATGTATCAGATAATGACACAGACAAATGGCATAGGGCTTGCAGCGATACAAGTGGGGATTCCATTGCGCGCGCTTATTATTAACCTTCACCGCGAAGATGGCGAGCAATACAAAGAGGATACATTAGAGATCATCAATCCTGTAATTTTAAAAACAAAAGGGCTGACAACATACCGAGAAGGTTGCTTGTCTGTGCCGGGATTTTATGAGGATATAGAGCGATTTGAGGAGGTTAGTATCGCGTATCAAGATCGCCATGGTCAAGAAAAAATCCTCCAAGCCACAGAGCTTTTGGCTATCGCGATACAGCATGAAATGGATCATTTGGAGGGGATCTTATTTATCGATAAGCTTCCACTTTTGCGCAGAAAGAAATTTGAAAAAGAACTCAAAAAAATCCAAAAAGAGCAACGAGACAAAAAGAGCAACGAGATAAGAAAAACTAGAATCTAA
- a CDS encoding GGDEF domain-containing protein: MIDKLQEKASNIKTNPFLSGIDPEVPDSNTDIEPTRDEFFQKIQQISQSVIQAMEQESLPCLPANYELYFGKFLEKEPPSTKEKVRKIMNLQSDIQNRALVFEKSVGESLKIIKQVLNCMSVVYQNFIISQNVVKRYSKDMAQADNKLVFKNVMDFFMRDINKVTNITSKQLGQIQNLYTKINRNLKSISQNSVYDLTLDVYNKNYFTSFLQKEQELCKEFNHSSILIYVSLSRSIASSVGQDSPTFLLLLKTMAKFLQKHIRSSDAVAYMGNGIFGVLLKYSDVLEAQELCISLYQASQTTDIFVADINLQLDIITSITKILPDRSIEETMSACLSTLRIALEEKQRCKIYQQDEVSAPQ, encoded by the coding sequence ATGATAGATAAATTACAAGAAAAAGCTTCAAATATCAAAACAAATCCTTTTTTATCGGGCATAGACCCAGAAGTCCCGGATTCTAATACCGATATAGAGCCAACGCGCGATGAGTTTTTTCAAAAAATCCAGCAAATTTCTCAAAGTGTCATTCAGGCTATGGAGCAAGAATCCTTGCCTTGTTTGCCGGCAAATTATGAATTGTATTTTGGTAAGTTTCTCGAAAAAGAGCCACCAAGCACAAAAGAAAAAGTGCGAAAAATTATGAACCTCCAATCAGACATTCAAAACCGCGCGCTTGTGTTTGAAAAATCCGTCGGCGAAAGCCTCAAAATCATTAAGCAGGTGCTAAATTGTATGTCTGTGGTATATCAAAACTTCATCATCTCTCAAAATGTCGTCAAACGATATTCCAAAGATATGGCACAAGCTGATAATAAGCTTGTATTCAAAAATGTCATGGATTTTTTTATGCGCGACATTAATAAAGTAACAAATATAACTTCCAAGCAGCTTGGGCAAATCCAAAATCTCTACACCAAAATCAATAGAAATCTCAAATCAATCAGCCAAAACTCTGTCTATGATCTCACGCTTGATGTGTATAACAAAAATTATTTCACTTCGTTTTTGCAAAAAGAGCAAGAGCTTTGCAAAGAATTTAATCATTCTTCGATTTTGATTTATGTTAGCCTTTCACGATCGATTGCTTCAAGCGTGGGGCAGGATTCTCCGACATTTTTGCTTCTTTTGAAGACTATGGCGAAATTTCTCCAAAAACACATACGATCTAGCGATGCTGTCGCGTATATGGGAAATGGTATATTTGGGGTTTTGCTTAAATATTCTGATGTTTTGGAAGCGCAAGAACTCTGTATCTCGCTCTATCAAGCTTCGCAAACAACAGATATTTTTGTCGCTGATATTAATCTCCAGCTTGATATTATCACAAGTATCACCAAAATCTTGCCTGATCGATCGATTGAAGAGACAATGAGTGCTTGTCTTTCGACTTTGCGAATCGCACTTGAAGAAAAACAACGATGCAAAATCTACCAACAAGATGAAGTAAGCGCACCTCAATGA
- the clpP gene encoding ATP-dependent Clp endopeptidase proteolytic subunit ClpP codes for MNYIPYVIEKTGRGERSYDIYSRLLKDRVILLSGEINDMVASSIVAQLLFLEAEDPQKDINLYINSPGGVITSALSIYDTMNYIQADVCTICIGQAASAGAFLLSCGTKGKRFSLPNSRIMIHQPLGGAQGQATDIEIQAKEILRLKSILNEIMAKNTNQTLKRIAQDTERDFFMNAKEAQEYGLIDKILTKSIK; via the coding sequence ATGAATTATATCCCCTATGTGATAGAAAAAACAGGGCGAGGCGAGAGAAGTTATGATATTTACTCACGACTTCTCAAAGATCGTGTGATCCTCCTTAGTGGCGAGATAAATGATATGGTCGCTTCATCGATTGTAGCGCAACTGCTTTTCTTAGAAGCCGAAGATCCCCAAAAAGATATAAATCTTTATATCAACTCTCCGGGCGGAGTGATTACAAGTGCATTAAGCATTTATGATACGATGAATTATATCCAAGCTGATGTTTGCACGATTTGTATCGGACAGGCAGCGAGTGCTGGGGCATTTTTGCTTAGTTGTGGCACAAAAGGTAAGCGGTTTTCACTGCCAAATTCTCGCATTATGATCCATCAGCCCTTAGGTGGCGCGCAAGGACAAGCCACAGACATCGAAATCCAAGCAAAAGAGATTTTGAGGCTGAAGTCTATTTTGAATGAAATTATGGCAAAAAACACAAATCAAACGCTTAAAAGAATCGCTCAAGATACAGAGAGAGATTTTTTTATGAATGCAAAAGAAGCACAAGAGTATGGCTTAATCGACAAAATCCTTACAAAGAGTATAAAATAA
- the tig gene encoding trigger factor, whose translation MNIQTTRINTANALAKGLIAIEDLEQKLNQIAQKVSKTIKMAGFRQGKVPVSIVKTRYKDSIEQDAQREMVQDMLNTALKDLKIDAKQLIGDPIITKFEKGEKNIDVEIKISILPEFDVSDALKSIPEPKIPTASPKQIQERLDMLARSQAPIVDSTSKVVKKGHIANIDFEGFVDNVAFEGGKAQGFDLDIGSNQFIPGFEDALVGAKVGEEKEIQVDFPQDYHSANLAGKKATFKVKINAIKDREKIELNDEFAKKVLHKEDASLDELKQDIQKQLDLDLKNKYYSEEMREKSLEALNKAFSFDVPDLIVEQEMDMLFRNSLSQITKDELAVYQKDPKKAQEKRETFRDEAHKSVKVTFIIDALAKKNNIDVTDNEVMSAIYYESMMSGQDPQQVIVYYKENNFLPAIKMSMIENRVLTRLLDEKANLKDTKDTKGAKVKADSASKAESTESKIAESKKPKKAKE comes from the coding sequence ATGAACATTCAAACCACACGAATCAATACTGCCAATGCTCTTGCAAAAGGCTTAATCGCGATTGAAGACTTAGAGCAGAAACTCAACCAAATAGCACAAAAAGTAAGCAAAACAATAAAAATGGCTGGCTTTAGACAAGGAAAAGTGCCTGTAAGCATCGTCAAAACTCGATATAAGGATTCTATCGAGCAAGACGCCCAAAGAGAAATGGTGCAAGATATGCTAAATACCGCACTCAAAGATTTAAAAATCGATGCAAAGCAACTTATTGGTGATCCGATAATTACGAAGTTTGAAAAAGGTGAGAAAAATATCGATGTAGAGATCAAAATCTCTATTTTGCCTGAATTTGATGTCTCTGATGCGCTCAAATCTATCCCTGAGCCAAAAATCCCCACAGCCTCACCAAAGCAAATCCAAGAACGACTTGATATGCTTGCTCGATCGCAAGCACCGATTGTGGATTCTACAAGCAAAGTAGTCAAAAAAGGGCATATAGCCAACATTGACTTTGAAGGATTTGTCGATAATGTAGCCTTTGAGGGTGGAAAGGCTCAAGGCTTTGATCTTGATATAGGAAGCAATCAGTTTATACCCGGATTTGAAGATGCGCTTGTAGGCGCAAAAGTCGGCGAAGAAAAAGAAATCCAAGTGGATTTTCCACAAGATTATCACTCTGCTAATCTTGCAGGCAAAAAAGCAACCTTTAAAGTCAAAATCAACGCAATCAAAGATCGTGAAAAAATCGAACTCAATGATGAATTTGCCAAAAAAGTGCTCCATAAAGAAGACGCAAGCCTTGATGAACTTAAGCAAGATATACAAAAACAGCTTGATCTTGATCTCAAAAATAAATATTACAGCGAAGAAATGAGAGAAAAAAGCCTTGAAGCGCTTAATAAAGCTTTTAGCTTTGATGTGCCGGATTTGATTGTCGAGCAAGAAATGGATATGCTATTTAGAAACTCTCTCTCTCAAATCACAAAAGATGAGCTTGCAGTCTATCAAAAAGACCCCAAAAAAGCACAAGAAAAGCGCGAGACATTTAGAGATGAGGCGCACAAAAGTGTGAAAGTTACATTTATCATCGATGCATTGGCAAAGAAAAATAACATTGATGTAACAGATAATGAAGTGATGTCTGCGATTTATTATGAATCTATGATGAGCGGGCAAGATCCACAACAAGTTATTGTGTATTATAAAGAGAATAATTTTCTTCCAGCAATCAAAATGTCGATGATAGAAAACCGCGTGCTTACAAGACTTCTTGATGAAAAAGCAAATCTTAAAGACACCAAAGACACTAAGGGCGCAAAAGTAAAAGCAGATTCTGCAAGCAAGGCAGAATCCACAGAATCTAAAATAGCAGAATCTAAAAAACCTAAAAAGGCAAAAGAATGA
- the fliI gene encoding flagellar protein export ATPase FliI, producing MSLEVLKSKLKLRPNLSPQYGIVYKITPTIIYAKGIIPSVGDIIKIIHRDESQSLGIVILSEENSFGFSPFSFVEHFSINDIVFIEKNELSFPVCEEMLGRVFDPLGQPIDDKPALLTSTYAPIIAPPIRALKRGIIDEVFDVGVRSINGLLTCGKGQKMGIFAGSGVGKSTLMGMIVRGCNAPIKVIALIGERGREVPEFIHKSLNGNLENTILIVATSDDSALMRKYGAFSAMAVAEYFKSQGRDVLFIMDSVTRFAMAQREIGLALGEPPTSKGYPPSVLTLMPQLMERAGKEEGKGSITAFFTILVEGDDLNDPIADQARSILDGHIILDRGLTDVGIYPPINLLSSASRVSNDIITKEHKLLIQNFRRYYALLKENEILIRIGSYQKGSDAELDYAMEIKPLMENFLKQNEDEIVDFEHSIQMLKEIFASKLQQT from the coding sequence ATGTCATTAGAAGTGCTCAAAAGTAAGCTTAAACTTCGTCCAAATTTATCTCCACAATATGGCATCGTCTATAAAATAACACCAACAATCATTTATGCAAAAGGCATTATTCCCTCCGTTGGTGATATTATAAAAATTATCCATAGAGATGAGAGTCAATCGCTAGGCATTGTTATATTAAGCGAGGAGAATTCATTTGGATTTAGCCCGTTTTCTTTTGTCGAGCATTTTTCTATCAATGATATTGTATTTATCGAAAAAAACGAGCTTAGCTTTCCTGTGTGCGAGGAAATGCTAGGAAGAGTTTTTGATCCATTAGGACAGCCAATTGATGACAAGCCAGCATTGCTAACCTCCACTTATGCGCCAATCATCGCCCCGCCTATCCGCGCGCTCAAACGAGGAATCATTGATGAAGTGTTTGATGTAGGGGTGCGATCGATTAATGGTCTGCTAACTTGTGGCAAAGGGCAAAAAATGGGGATATTTGCCGGCTCTGGCGTGGGTAAATCCACACTTATGGGAATGATTGTACGTGGTTGTAATGCGCCGATTAAAGTTATCGCACTTATCGGTGAGCGCGGTAGAGAAGTGCCTGAATTTATCCATAAATCACTCAATGGAAATCTTGAAAACACTATTTTGATTGTCGCGACAAGCGATGATTCTGCATTGATGAGAAAGTATGGCGCGTTTTCTGCTATGGCAGTTGCTGAATATTTTAAATCACAAGGCAGAGATGTGCTGTTTATTATGGATTCTGTTACGCGCTTTGCGATGGCGCAACGCGAAATAGGACTCGCACTAGGCGAGCCACCCACAAGCAAAGGCTATCCACCTTCAGTGCTTACACTTATGCCACAACTTATGGAACGTGCAGGCAAAGAAGAAGGCAAAGGCTCTATCACGGCATTTTTTACGATTTTGGTCGAGGGCGATGACTTAAATGATCCCATAGCCGATCAGGCACGAAGTATTTTGGATGGGCATATTATCCTTGATCGAGGACTTACAGATGTCGGAATCTACCCACCTATCAATCTCCTCTCATCAGCTTCGCGCGTGAGTAATGACATCATCACCAAAGAGCATAAATTATTGATTCAAAATTTTCGCCGCTATTACGCGCTTTTGAAAGAAAATGAGATTCTCATACGCATAGGCTCATACCAAAAAGGCTCTGATGCAGAGCTTGATTATGCTATGGAGATAAAGCCACTTATGGAAAATTTCTTAAAACAAAACGAAGATGAGATTGTGGATTTTGAGCATTCTATCCAAATGCTTAAAGAAATCTTTGCAAGCAAGCTACAACAAACCTAA
- a CDS encoding flagellar hook-basal body protein gives MINGYYSTTGGMITQFNRLDVISNNLANLNTNGFKRDDVVVGDFLRLYKQTQDTLPIKDHTRAAAQYQNRNLNRVPNISEEYTEFETGAIAQTDNPLDFALQKPNAYFAIQTPDGIRYTKDGSFTIDNDGFLSTKQGYRVLSRAGIESEGGILIAQGLQVEADKNGNLYFRNPGNEEINAPIAGGSLAIVSFDNPKYLQKVGDNLFKYPDERLDDRIIAIDNGSLVQGFVEKSNVNAVKEMSALIETNRLVDMYSRAMRTYMDDFAPEAISKLAVRA, from the coding sequence ATGATTAATGGCTATTATTCCACAACCGGCGGTATGATCACGCAATTTAATAGGCTTGATGTTATCTCCAATAACCTTGCCAATCTCAACACAAACGGATTCAAGCGAGATGATGTCGTGGTGGGAGATTTTTTGAGGTTGTATAAACAGACTCAAGACACACTTCCTATCAAAGACCACACGCGCGCTGCCGCACAATACCAAAACCGCAATCTTAACCGCGTGCCAAATATTTCTGAAGAATACACAGAGTTTGAAACAGGCGCGATAGCACAAACCGACAACCCATTAGATTTTGCGTTGCAAAAGCCAAATGCGTATTTTGCGATACAAACCCCAGATGGAATCCGCTACACTAAAGATGGAAGCTTCACTATCGATAATGATGGTTTTCTTAGCACAAAGCAAGGTTATCGCGTGCTTTCTCGCGCTGGGATTGAGAGCGAAGGGGGGATTTTGATCGCTCAAGGCTTGCAAGTTGAAGCAGACAAAAATGGCAATCTTTATTTTCGTAATCCCGGTAATGAAGAAATCAACGCTCCGATTGCAGGTGGAAGCCTAGCGATTGTGAGCTTTGATAATCCAAAATACCTCCAAAAAGTTGGCGATAATCTTTTCAAATACCCCGATGAAAGACTTGATGACAGAATCATCGCCATAGATAATGGCTCTTTGGTGCAAGGATTTGTCGAAAAAAGCAATGTCAATGCAGTCAAAGAAATGAGCGCACTTATCGAGACAAACAGGCTTGTAGATATGTATTCTCGTGCAATGCGCACTTATATGGACGACTTTGCGCCAGAGGCAATTAGCAAACTCGCCGTCCGCGCGTAA